A single Micromonospora sp. CCTCC AA 2012012 DNA region contains:
- a CDS encoding ribokinase, translating to MRQTRVAVVGSANMDLVGTAPALPRPGETVLGSDFVMLPGGKGANQAIAAVRAGASCVLLGAIGSDAFGVTLKARITAAGVDTGQLRVVYGPSGVALVMVGGEGENAILVSPGANGTFTGLTEGELHAVREADVLISQLEVPLETVTEAVVAARAADTRVVLNAAPARPVPAELIAAVDLLVVNETEAVTLTGRGRDDPRALLDLVPRAVLTLGGHGAWYVDRDGATVHVPPVKVDAVDSTAAGDAFTAALAVAWGEGRELIEAVHWAAAAGAACVRRLGASVSLPRRVEIDELYAPPA from the coding sequence ATGCGCCAGACCCGGGTGGCCGTGGTGGGCAGCGCCAACATGGACCTGGTCGGGACGGCGCCGGCCCTGCCCCGGCCCGGGGAGACCGTGCTCGGCAGCGACTTCGTCATGCTGCCCGGCGGCAAGGGCGCCAACCAGGCCATCGCGGCGGTCCGCGCCGGGGCGTCCTGTGTCCTCCTCGGCGCGATCGGCTCGGACGCCTTCGGGGTCACCCTGAAGGCCCGGATCACCGCCGCCGGGGTGGACACCGGCCAGCTCCGGGTGGTCTACGGCCCGTCCGGGGTGGCCCTGGTCATGGTCGGGGGCGAGGGGGAGAACGCGATCCTGGTGAGCCCGGGCGCGAACGGCACCTTCACCGGGCTCACCGAGGGCGAGCTGCACGCCGTACGCGAGGCGGACGTGCTGATCTCGCAGCTGGAGGTGCCGCTGGAGACGGTGACCGAGGCGGTCGTCGCCGCCCGTGCCGCAGACACCCGGGTGGTGCTCAACGCCGCGCCGGCCCGCCCGGTGCCGGCGGAGCTGATCGCCGCGGTGGACCTGCTCGTGGTCAACGAGACCGAGGCCGTGACGCTCACCGGTCGGGGCCGCGACGACCCCCGCGCGCTGCTCGACCTGGTGCCCCGGGCGGTGCTCACCCTCGGCGGGCACGGCGCCTGGTACGTCGACCGGGACGGCGCGACGGTGCACGTGCCGCCGGTCAAGGTGGACGCCGTCGACTCCACCGCCGCCGGGGACGCCTTCACCGCCGCCCTCGCCGTCGCCTGGGGCGAGGGACGGGAGCTGATCGAGGCGGTGCACTGGGCGGCGGCGGCCGGGGCGGCCTGCGTACGCCGACTCGGCGCCTCGGTGTCGCTGCCCCGCCGGGTCGAGATCGACGAGCTGTACGCCCCACCGGCCTGA
- a CDS encoding alpha/beta hydrolase family protein, whose translation MLRKLIVAAAAALALVPPASAQAAPAGTTAGPAGAVAADPSAPGAHPAGYVDTTVSAAGRSFSARIYYPASTAGSGQPVAAGRFPVIAFGHGFLQGVSKYQSTMSHLATWGFIVVAPTSQGGFSPDHSAFADDLNAALTWTVTQDTTSGSRFAGHVDGNRLGLSGHSMGGGASILAAARNPKVVTVANLAAAETNPSAKTAAATLTVPVRLIAGDRDGIAPVADHQRPIYTAKPAAKQLRIIKGGFHCGFLDSTSFFCDSGSISRATQLTLSRRLLTEWFLRYLAGDTTYDDAVWGAPAQNDPQVTFEGVR comes from the coding sequence ATGTTGAGGAAGTTGATCGTCGCGGCAGCGGCGGCGCTCGCCCTGGTGCCACCGGCATCCGCGCAGGCCGCCCCGGCCGGCACCACCGCCGGCCCCGCCGGCGCGGTCGCCGCCGACCCGTCGGCCCCCGGCGCCCACCCCGCCGGCTACGTGGACACCACCGTCAGCGCCGCGGGCCGTTCCTTCTCGGCCCGGATCTACTACCCGGCCAGCACCGCCGGCAGCGGCCAACCGGTGGCGGCGGGCCGGTTCCCGGTCATCGCCTTCGGCCACGGCTTCCTGCAGGGCGTGTCGAAATACCAGTCGACCATGTCGCACCTGGCGACCTGGGGCTTCATCGTCGTCGCCCCCACCTCCCAGGGCGGCTTCTCGCCCGACCACAGCGCCTTCGCCGACGACCTCAACGCCGCCCTCACCTGGACCGTCACCCAGGACACCACGAGCGGCTCGCGGTTCGCCGGGCACGTCGACGGCAACCGGCTGGGCCTCTCCGGGCACTCGATGGGCGGCGGCGCGAGCATCCTCGCCGCCGCCCGCAACCCGAAGGTCGTCACGGTGGCGAACCTGGCCGCCGCCGAGACCAACCCGTCCGCGAAGACGGCCGCCGCCACGCTCACCGTGCCGGTCCGGCTGATCGCCGGCGACCGGGACGGCATCGCCCCGGTGGCCGACCACCAGCGGCCCATCTACACCGCGAAGCCGGCCGCCAAGCAGCTCCGGATCATCAAGGGCGGCTTCCACTGCGGCTTCCTGGACAGCACGTCGTTCTTCTGCGACAGCGGCTCGATCAGCCGGGCGACCCAGCTCACACTGAGCCGGCGGCTGCTCACCGAGTGGTTCCTGCGCTACCTGGCCGGCGACACCACGTACGACGACGCGGTGTGGGGCGCGCCGGCGCAGAACGACCCGCAGGTCACCTTCGAGGGCGTGCGCTGA
- a CDS encoding GNAT family N-acetyltransferase, producing MTDLDARTLRDAYDSQIRPEIPDPLPAGVTVERDGPLVRILGLDQRGFLTYRTLDGLAGAELDALIARQVEFFRGRGEAVEWKLNGHDEPADLADRLRAAGFVPEDEETVVVGPVAALAGAVPTPPDGVRLREVTTREDLERIAAMEEEVWHDDRSHLVTGLAKEIAADPQSITVVVAEAGETVVSAGWIRYIAGTGFATLWGGLTLPQWRRRGVYRALVAYRARLAEQRGKTLLQVDCSPDSRPILERLGLVAVTTTTPYVYTP from the coding sequence ATGACCGATCTTGACGCGCGTACGTTGCGGGACGCCTATGACAGCCAGATCCGCCCGGAGATCCCGGACCCGCTGCCGGCGGGCGTGACCGTCGAGCGGGACGGCCCGCTGGTCCGGATCCTCGGCCTCGACCAGCGCGGTTTCCTCACGTACCGCACGTTGGACGGGCTGGCCGGGGCGGAGCTGGACGCGCTGATCGCCCGGCAGGTGGAGTTCTTCCGGGGGCGTGGCGAGGCGGTGGAGTGGAAGCTCAACGGCCACGACGAGCCCGCCGACCTGGCCGACCGGCTGCGCGCCGCCGGGTTCGTCCCGGAGGACGAGGAGACCGTGGTGGTCGGCCCGGTCGCGGCCCTGGCCGGCGCCGTCCCGACCCCGCCCGACGGGGTACGCCTGCGCGAGGTGACCACCCGGGAGGACCTGGAGCGGATCGCCGCGATGGAGGAGGAGGTCTGGCACGACGACCGGAGTCACCTGGTCACCGGGCTGGCGAAGGAGATCGCGGCCGACCCGCAGTCGATCACGGTGGTGGTGGCCGAGGCCGGGGAGACGGTGGTCAGCGCCGGCTGGATCCGATACATCGCCGGCACCGGCTTCGCCACCCTCTGGGGCGGCTTGACGCTGCCGCAGTGGCGGCGCCGGGGCGTCTACCGGGCGCTGGTGGCGTACCGGGCGCGGCTGGCCGAGCAGCGCGGGAAGACGTTGCTCCAGGTGGACTGCTCACCGGACAGCCGGCCGATCCTGGAGCGGCTCGGGCTCGTAGCGGTCACCACGACCACCCCGTACGTCTACACTCCGTGA
- a CDS encoding PLD nuclease N-terminal domain-containing protein — protein MVRLYGLLFLAEVVLGICALISCLSAEEGQIRALPRIAWVLIILIFPLVGSIAWFVAGREPAGDRPRTARPVGNGFAEPDRRRQVAPDDDPEFLSSLAERSRQQDRELFSRWEEDLRRREDELRRRDGEQDRPEV, from the coding sequence ATGGTTCGCCTGTACGGGCTTCTCTTCCTGGCCGAGGTCGTGCTCGGCATCTGCGCCCTGATCAGCTGCCTCTCCGCCGAGGAGGGCCAGATCCGGGCGCTGCCCCGGATCGCCTGGGTGCTGATCATCCTGATCTTCCCGCTGGTCGGGTCGATCGCCTGGTTCGTCGCCGGCCGGGAGCCGGCCGGCGACCGCCCGCGCACCGCCCGGCCGGTCGGGAACGGTTTCGCCGAGCCCGACCGCCGCCGCCAGGTCGCCCCGGACGACGACCCCGAATTCCTCAGCTCTCTCGCCGAGCGGTCCCGGCAGCAGGACCGGGAACTCTTCAGCCGCTGGGAGGAGGACCTGCGCCGCCGCGAGGACGAGCTGCGCCGCCGGGACGGCGAGCAGGACCGGCCGGAGGTCTGA
- a CDS encoding ABC transporter ATP-binding protein gives MNVDADLVVSLDGVGVRRSGTALLHDVDWRVELDERWVVLGPNGAGKTTLLNLAAGRLHPTVGTAHVLGERIGRTDVNELRTRIGFSTAALAERVPADELVTDVVVTAAWSVVGRWRESYDRSDTDRARALLGQLGIGHLAERAYGTLSEGERKRVQIARALMTDPELLLLDEPAAGLDLGGREDLVARLAELAYDPDAPALVLVTHHVEEIPPGFTHALLLREGGVVAQGLLAETLTGDHLSKTFGLPLVVERHGERYTARAA, from the coding sequence GTGAACGTGGACGCGGATCTGGTGGTCAGCCTCGACGGTGTCGGCGTACGCCGCTCCGGCACCGCGCTGCTGCACGACGTGGACTGGCGGGTCGAGCTGGACGAGCGCTGGGTGGTGCTCGGGCCGAACGGCGCCGGCAAGACGACCCTGCTCAACCTGGCCGCCGGGCGGCTGCACCCGACCGTCGGCACCGCGCACGTGCTCGGCGAGCGGATCGGCCGCACCGACGTCAACGAGCTGCGCACCCGGATCGGTTTCTCCACCGCCGCCCTGGCCGAACGCGTGCCGGCCGACGAGCTGGTCACCGACGTGGTGGTCACCGCCGCCTGGTCGGTGGTCGGCCGCTGGCGGGAGAGCTACGACCGCAGTGACACCGACCGGGCCCGGGCGCTGCTCGGCCAGCTCGGCATCGGGCACCTCGCCGAGCGGGCGTACGGGACGCTGTCGGAGGGGGAGCGCAAGCGGGTGCAGATCGCCCGTGCGCTGATGACCGACCCCGAGCTGCTGCTGCTCGACGAGCCGGCCGCGGGGCTCGACCTGGGCGGTCGCGAGGACCTGGTGGCCCGGCTGGCCGAGCTGGCGTACGACCCGGACGCGCCGGCGCTGGTGCTGGTCACCCACCACGTCGAGGAGATCCCGCCCGGCTTCACCCACGCGCTGCTGCTGCGCGAGGGCGGGGTGGTGGCGCAGGGCCTGCTCGCCGAGACGCTCACCGGCGACCACCTCTCGAAGACCTTCGGCCTGCCGCTGGTGGTCGAGCGGCACGGCGAGCGGTACACCGCCCGCGCCGCCTGA
- a CDS encoding DUF202 domain-containing protein → MTGDPGLQPQRTRLAWRRTLLSFTVVAALLVRLAATGSTTGALLAGASVLTWLGVLVADWHRATGAGARRVRRWSFPLTALAAAGMALLGVLVVLVRTP, encoded by the coding sequence GTGACCGGCGACCCGGGGCTCCAGCCGCAGCGCACCCGGCTGGCCTGGCGGCGCACCCTGCTGTCGTTCACCGTCGTCGCCGCCCTCCTGGTCCGGCTCGCCGCCACCGGCTCCACGACGGGCGCGCTGCTGGCCGGGGCGAGCGTGCTGACCTGGCTCGGCGTGCTCGTCGCGGACTGGCACCGGGCCACCGGCGCCGGGGCACGCCGGGTCCGGCGCTGGTCCTTCCCGCTGACCGCGCTGGCCGCCGCCGGGATGGCCCTGCTCGGGGTGCTGGTGGTGCTGGTCCGCACGCCCTGA
- a CDS encoding DUF6232 family protein, giving the protein MTLYYRDDAVQVTSESIHAGGHVITLADVAYVWHARGATTLAVRGRVLGRGVLVLLLSLPPLVALICVVSLAWAAQDRGNWKLALIILAAFVVVGLALTPFLEVPLSWLDRSYERGNRVHELWVQHHGQEVMLLRTPDALRFGQIYRAVQRAVEQQGDHR; this is encoded by the coding sequence ATGACCCTCTATTACCGGGACGACGCGGTACAGGTCACCTCCGAGTCGATCCACGCGGGTGGACACGTCATCACGCTCGCCGACGTGGCGTACGTCTGGCACGCCCGGGGCGCGACCACCCTGGCGGTCCGGGGCCGGGTGCTGGGGCGCGGCGTACTGGTCCTGCTGCTGTCCCTGCCGCCGCTGGTCGCGCTGATCTGCGTGGTCTCGCTGGCCTGGGCCGCACAGGACCGGGGCAACTGGAAGCTGGCGCTGATCATCCTGGCCGCCTTCGTCGTCGTCGGCCTGGCCCTCACCCCGTTCCTGGAGGTGCCGCTGAGCTGGCTCGACCGCTCCTACGAGCGCGGCAACCGGGTGCACGAGCTGTGGGTGCAGCACCACGGGCAGGAGGTGATGCTGCTGCGCACCCCCGACGCGTTACGGTTCGGGCAGATCTACCGGGCCGTGCAGCGCGCCGTCGAACAACAGGGGGACCATCGATGA
- a CDS encoding acetolactate synthase encodes MTERVEGHGGELALAALRAHGVREMFTLSGGHVFPLYDAAHRTGFPIYDVRHEQSAVFAAEAVAKLQRRPGLAVLTAGPGVTNGVSGLTSAFFNASPVLVLGGRAPQFRWGSGSLQEMDHLPLVAPVTKHAETVFSADDIPRAVTAALTAALTPHRGPAFLDFPLEAVFSVGDAELPAASPIAPIEADPDEVARAAGLIAGASRPVIIAGSDVYAADAVDALRAAAEALQVPVFTNGMGRGALPPSHPLAFAKARRVALSGADLVVVVGTPLDFRLGFGDFGDAQVVHVVDAPSQRAGHVQPAAAPAGDLRLVLTAFAEHPGDRADHADWIAQLRVAEDAAKARDGEAMAADTDPIRPARVYGELRKVLAPDAITIGDGGDFVSYAGKYLEPSQPGTWLDPGPYGCLGTGLGYAMGARVSHPDRQICVLMGDGAAGFSLMDVESLARQRLPVVIVVGNNGIWGLEKHPMRAMYGYDVAADLQPGLRYDKVVEALGGAGETVEKAADLGPALARAFDAGVPYLVNVLTDPADAYPRSSNLA; translated from the coding sequence ATGACGGAACGGGTCGAGGGCCACGGCGGAGAGCTGGCGCTGGCGGCGCTGCGCGCGCACGGCGTACGGGAGATGTTCACCCTCTCCGGCGGGCACGTCTTCCCGCTCTACGACGCCGCGCACCGGACCGGCTTCCCGATCTACGACGTGCGGCACGAGCAGTCGGCGGTCTTCGCCGCCGAGGCGGTCGCCAAGCTCCAGCGCCGCCCCGGCCTGGCCGTGCTCACCGCCGGCCCCGGCGTCACCAACGGCGTCTCCGGACTGACCAGCGCCTTCTTCAACGCCTCCCCGGTGCTGGTGCTCGGCGGTCGCGCCCCGCAGTTCCGCTGGGGCTCCGGCAGCCTCCAGGAGATGGACCACCTGCCGCTGGTCGCCCCGGTCACCAAGCACGCCGAGACGGTGTTCAGCGCCGACGACATCCCGCGTGCCGTCACCGCCGCCCTGACCGCCGCGCTCACCCCGCACCGCGGCCCGGCGTTCCTCGACTTTCCGCTGGAGGCGGTCTTCTCCGTCGGGGACGCGGAACTGCCGGCGGCATCGCCGATCGCGCCGATCGAGGCCGACCCGGACGAGGTCGCCCGGGCCGCCGGCCTGATCGCGGGCGCGAGCCGGCCGGTGATCATCGCCGGTTCCGACGTGTACGCCGCCGACGCGGTCGACGCCCTCCGGGCCGCCGCCGAGGCGTTGCAGGTGCCGGTCTTCACCAACGGTATGGGCCGCGGCGCGCTGCCGCCCAGCCATCCGCTCGCCTTCGCCAAGGCCCGCCGGGTCGCGCTCTCCGGCGCCGACCTGGTCGTGGTCGTCGGCACCCCACTGGACTTCCGGCTCGGCTTCGGCGACTTCGGCGACGCGCAGGTGGTGCACGTCGTGGACGCGCCCAGCCAGCGCGCCGGGCACGTGCAGCCCGCTGCCGCGCCCGCCGGCGACCTGCGACTCGTCCTCACCGCGTTCGCCGAGCACCCCGGCGACCGGGCCGACCACGCCGACTGGATCGCCCAGCTGCGGGTCGCCGAGGACGCCGCGAAGGCCCGCGACGGCGAGGCGATGGCCGCCGACACCGACCCGATCCGCCCGGCCCGGGTCTACGGCGAACTGCGCAAGGTCCTCGCCCCCGACGCCATCACCATCGGCGACGGCGGCGACTTCGTCTCGTACGCCGGGAAGTACCTGGAGCCTTCGCAGCCCGGCACCTGGCTCGACCCCGGCCCGTACGGCTGCCTCGGCACCGGTCTGGGCTATGCCATGGGGGCCCGGGTCAGCCACCCCGACCGGCAGATCTGCGTGCTGATGGGCGACGGCGCCGCCGGCTTCAGCCTGATGGACGTCGAGTCGCTGGCCCGGCAGCGGCTCCCCGTCGTGATCGTGGTCGGCAACAACGGCATCTGGGGGCTGGAGAAGCACCCGATGCGCGCCATGTACGGCTACGACGTGGCCGCCGACCTCCAGCCCGGCCTGCGCTACGACAAGGTCGTCGAGGCGCTCGGCGGCGCGGGGGAGACGGTGGAGAAGGCCGCCGACCTCGGTCCCGCCCTGGCCCGCGCCTTCGACGCCGGCGTGCCGTACCTGGTCAACGTGCTGACCGATCCCGCCGACGCGTACCCCCGGTCGTCCAACCTGGCCTGA
- a CDS encoding ATP-binding cassette domain-containing protein — MTYAIRAEGLVRRFGATTALAGVDLAVPTGTVFGLLGPNGAGKTTAVRVLATLLAADEGHATVGGYDVRRDAHRVRQLIGLTGQYASVDETLTGTENLLLIGRLLGLSRGDARARARQLLADFQLTDAADRAAKTYSGGMRRRLDLAASLVGRPQVLFLDEPTTGLDPRSRNELWDIVRGLVTDGVTVLLTTQYLEEADQLAGEIAVVDHGRVIAQGTPEQLKTRTGGQVLAVRPTDPADLPTVVAIAGEVTGATPEVAQTTVSVPVTDPGVLPAVVRRLEAAEVTVAELALRGSSLDEVFLSLTGHRAEQESRADTDLERIPA; from the coding sequence ATGACGTACGCGATCCGCGCCGAGGGACTGGTCCGCCGCTTCGGCGCGACCACCGCCCTCGCCGGAGTCGACCTGGCCGTCCCCACCGGGACGGTGTTCGGTCTGCTCGGCCCGAACGGAGCGGGCAAGACCACCGCGGTGCGGGTGCTGGCCACCCTGCTCGCCGCCGACGAGGGGCACGCCACCGTCGGCGGGTACGACGTCCGCCGCGACGCCCACCGGGTGCGCCAGCTGATCGGCCTGACCGGTCAGTACGCCTCGGTCGACGAGACGCTCACCGGCACCGAGAACCTGCTGCTGATCGGCCGCCTGCTGGGGTTGAGCCGGGGCGACGCCCGGGCCCGGGCCCGGCAGCTGCTCGCCGACTTCCAGCTCACCGACGCCGCCGACCGGGCGGCCAAGACCTATTCGGGCGGCATGCGTCGCCGCCTCGACCTCGCCGCCAGCCTGGTCGGCCGGCCGCAGGTGCTCTTCCTCGATGAGCCGACCACCGGGCTGGACCCGCGCAGCCGCAACGAGCTGTGGGACATCGTCCGGGGCCTCGTCACCGACGGGGTGACCGTGCTGCTGACCACGCAGTACCTGGAGGAGGCCGACCAGCTCGCCGGCGAGATCGCGGTCGTCGACCACGGCCGGGTGATCGCCCAGGGCACCCCGGAGCAGCTGAAGACGCGCACCGGCGGCCAGGTCCTCGCCGTCCGCCCCACCGACCCGGCCGACCTGCCCACCGTCGTGGCGATCGCCGGCGAGGTCACCGGCGCGACCCCCGAGGTCGCCCAGACCACCGTCTCGGTGCCGGTCACCGACCCGGGTGTGCTGCCCGCCGTGGTCCGTCGGCTGGAGGCCGCCGAGGTCACCGTCGCGGAGCTGGCCCTGCGTGGCTCCAGCCTGGACGAGGTCTTCCTCTCGCTGACCGGTCACCGGGCCGAGCAGGAGAGCCGCGCCGATACCGACCTGGAGAGGATCCCGGCATGA
- a CDS encoding DoxX family protein — translation MTTRRGEATALAGLLAVAGVTHLVRPGFYDPMVPRALPGPARFWTYASGVAELAVAAAVARPATRRTGALAAAALFVAVLPANVQMAHDWRRRSPAQRAVAYGRLPMQAPLIWWAVRVARSRS, via the coding sequence ATGACCACTCGTCGCGGCGAGGCGACCGCACTGGCGGGGTTGCTCGCCGTCGCCGGCGTCACGCACCTCGTGCGGCCCGGCTTCTACGACCCGATGGTGCCGCGTGCGCTGCCCGGTCCGGCCCGCTTCTGGACGTACGCCAGTGGGGTCGCGGAGCTGGCGGTGGCGGCGGCGGTGGCACGCCCGGCGACCCGCCGGACCGGGGCCCTGGCCGCGGCCGCCCTCTTCGTCGCCGTGCTGCCGGCCAATGTGCAGATGGCCCACGACTGGCGGCGGCGGAGCCCCGCGCAGCGGGCCGTCGCCTACGGCCGGCTGCCGATGCAGGCCCCGCTGATCTGGTGGGCGGTCCGGGTGGCTCGCAGCCGGTCATAA
- a CDS encoding DUF6232 family protein, which produces MITYYDDRSVQVTSTAVRVDGRAFPLDEIGMVWHRRGSRSWRVLAGRGALAAALAGPLVAALLGVALAVLLHRSPTVTVAIVGASVLIGLGVGPLADFLFEHLDRSYARGSRQLEMWARWRGEPVRLLATGDALRFGQIYRAVQRAMESVPAPAPAGRSGRSGGSRPAAGQRSGAVGRGRRAIGPADSDPRPPAGR; this is translated from the coding sequence ATGATCACGTATTACGACGACAGGTCGGTGCAGGTCACCTCCACCGCCGTCCGGGTCGACGGGCGGGCCTTCCCGCTCGACGAGATCGGCATGGTGTGGCACCGGCGCGGCAGCCGGTCCTGGCGGGTGCTCGCCGGTCGGGGCGCGCTCGCCGCCGCGCTCGCCGGTCCACTGGTCGCCGCGCTGCTCGGGGTCGCCCTGGCGGTGCTGCTGCACCGCTCCCCCACCGTCACGGTCGCCATCGTCGGGGCGTCGGTGCTGATCGGGCTCGGGGTCGGCCCGCTCGCCGACTTCCTCTTCGAGCACCTCGACCGCTCGTACGCCCGGGGCAGCCGGCAGCTGGAGATGTGGGCCCGCTGGCGCGGTGAGCCGGTCCGACTGCTCGCCACCGGCGACGCGCTGCGCTTCGGCCAGATCTACCGGGCCGTCCAGCGGGCCATGGAGTCCGTCCCCGCACCGGCTCCGGCCGGCCGGTCCGGCCGGTCGGGCGGCTCTCGTCCTGCCGCCGGTCAGCGCAGCGGGGCGGTCGGCCGGGGTCGGCGGGCGATCGGTCCGGCCGACAGCGACCCGAGGCCGCCCGCCGGGCGGTAA
- a CDS encoding YidH family protein, with amino-acid sequence MWEAIRRWFDPRELRSVGTTPDYRFSLANERTFLAWLRTGLAFIAGGLAAAQFLPPLPLAHLREVIAVALLLLGGAVAVRAVDHWARTERAIRLGEELPASRFPAVLALAVALGALLLIAAVLARAIG; translated from the coding sequence GTGTGGGAGGCGATCAGGCGGTGGTTCGACCCGCGCGAGCTGCGGTCGGTGGGCACCACCCCCGACTACCGCTTCTCGCTGGCCAACGAGCGGACCTTCCTCGCCTGGCTGCGCACCGGCCTGGCGTTCATCGCCGGCGGGCTGGCCGCCGCCCAGTTCCTGCCGCCGTTGCCGTTGGCCCACCTGCGCGAGGTGATCGCCGTCGCGCTGCTGCTGCTCGGCGGCGCGGTCGCGGTGCGCGCCGTGGACCACTGGGCGCGGACCGAACGGGCCATCCGGCTCGGCGAGGAGCTGCCCGCCTCCCGCTTCCCCGCGGTGCTGGCCCTCGCCGTGGCGCTCGGCGCGCTGCTCCTGATCGCCGCCGTGCTGGCCCGGGCGATCGGGTGA
- a CDS encoding enoyl-CoA hydratase-related protein, with translation MGEFVRLETKDGIGTIRLERPPMNALNTQVQEELRAAATAATADPQVRAVIVYGGEKVFAAGADIKEMADMSYVDMAERAADLSSALGAIARIPKPVVAAITGYALGGGCELALACDWRIVAEDAKLGQPEIKLGIIPGAGGTQRLARLVGPARAKDLIMSGRMVDAQEALRIGLADRVVPAAEVYDAAVALVQPYLTGPVQALRAAKLAVDGGLDMDLNSGLAWESQLFAALFATDDRREGMAAFVAKRKPDFTGR, from the coding sequence GTGGGCGAGTTCGTCAGGCTGGAAACCAAGGACGGCATCGGCACCATCCGGCTGGAGCGGCCGCCGATGAACGCGCTCAACACCCAGGTGCAGGAGGAGTTGCGCGCCGCCGCGACCGCCGCCACCGCCGACCCGCAGGTCCGCGCGGTCATCGTGTACGGCGGGGAGAAGGTCTTCGCCGCCGGCGCGGACATCAAGGAGATGGCCGACATGTCCTACGTGGACATGGCGGAGCGCGCCGCCGACCTGTCCAGCGCGCTCGGTGCGATCGCCCGGATCCCCAAGCCGGTGGTCGCCGCGATCACCGGGTACGCCCTCGGCGGCGGCTGCGAGCTGGCGCTCGCCTGCGACTGGCGGATCGTGGCCGAGGACGCCAAGCTCGGCCAGCCGGAGATCAAGCTCGGCATCATCCCCGGCGCCGGCGGCACCCAGCGGCTGGCTCGCCTGGTCGGCCCGGCCCGCGCCAAGGACCTGATCATGTCCGGCCGGATGGTCGACGCGCAGGAGGCGCTGCGGATCGGCCTGGCCGACCGCGTGGTTCCCGCCGCCGAGGTCTACGACGCCGCCGTCGCGCTGGTCCAGCCCTACCTGACCGGCCCGGTCCAGGCGCTGCGGGCGGCGAAGCTGGCCGTGGACGGCGGCCTGGACATGGACCTGAACTCCGGCCTCGCCTGGGAGAGTCAGCTCTTCGCGGCGCTCTTCGCCACCGACGACCGGCGCGAGGGCATGGCCGCGTTCGTGGCGAAGCGCAAGCCCGACTTCACCGGCCGCTGA
- a CDS encoding ABC transporter permease, with translation MTAVTVAAPLASARRPGLAAGVRHTLTLAWRSLVQIKHNPMELLDLSIQPVMFVLLFTYVFGGAISGSPGDYLKFALPGIIVQNAFFATMTTGFGLNNDLTKGVFDRLQALPIARWAPLAGRILADTVKQAWSVSLLIGVGAILGFRLGNGPVGLLGAFALLLAFSLAFSWLSVLVGVLVSEPEKVQIFGFMVIFPLTFTSNAFVPTDTMPSWLQRWVEVNPVTILADALRGMLIGGPVAGPTVRSLLWAAVILAVFAPLAVRGLRRRV, from the coding sequence ATGACCGCCGTCACCGTCGCCGCCCCGCTGGCCTCGGCCCGCCGGCCGGGCCTCGCCGCCGGGGTGCGGCACACCCTCACCCTGGCCTGGCGCAGCCTGGTGCAGATCAAGCACAACCCGATGGAGCTGCTCGACCTGAGCATCCAGCCGGTGATGTTCGTGCTGCTCTTCACGTACGTCTTCGGTGGCGCGATCTCGGGCAGCCCCGGCGACTACCTGAAGTTCGCGCTGCCCGGCATCATCGTGCAGAACGCCTTCTTCGCCACCATGACCACCGGGTTCGGGCTGAACAACGACCTGACCAAGGGGGTCTTCGACCGGTTGCAGGCGCTGCCGATCGCCCGCTGGGCGCCGCTGGCCGGCCGGATCCTCGCCGACACGGTCAAGCAGGCCTGGTCGGTGTCGCTGCTGATCGGCGTGGGCGCGATCCTCGGCTTCCGGCTGGGCAACGGGCCGGTCGGTCTGCTGGGCGCGTTCGCGCTGCTGCTGGCCTTCTCGTTGGCCTTCTCGTGGCTCTCGGTGCTGGTCGGGGTGCTGGTCAGCGAGCCGGAGAAGGTGCAGATCTTCGGCTTCATGGTGATCTTCCCGCTCACCTTCACCAGCAACGCCTTCGTCCCGACCGACACCATGCCGTCCTGGCTCCAGCGGTGGGTCGAGGTCAACCCGGTGACCATCCTGGCCGACGCGCTGCGCGGCATGCTGATCGGCGGTCCGGTGGCCGGGCCGACCGTCAGGTCGCTGCTCTGGGCCGCGGTCATCCTCGCCGTCTTCGCCCCGCTGGCGGTACGCGGCCTCCGACGTCGGGTGTGA